The Thermus oshimai DSM 12092 DNA segment TCCTTCTCCTTCTGGGCCCGGGCTTCCTTCCTAAGCCTCTCCAGGCGCCGCTCCAAGGTGGAAAGGTCCGCGAGGAGGAGCTCGGTTTCCACCACCTCCGCGTCCTCCAAAGGGTCCACCCGGCCCATCACGTGGACCACGTTGGGGTCGGGAAAGCACCGCACCACGTGGGCGATGGCCGCCACCTCGCGGATGTGGGCCAGAAACTGGTTGCCAAGCCCCTCTCCCCTATGGGCCCCTTGGACAAGCCCGGCGATGTCCACGAACTCCACGTGGGTGGGCACCACGGGGGGCAGGCGCTCCCCCTTGGCGAAGACCTTCTGCAGGGCGTAAAGCCGCTCGTCCTCTAGGGGCACCACCCCCACGTTCTTGTCGATGGTGGCGAAAGGGTAGTTGGCGGCCAGGGCGTTCGCCCGGGTGAGGGCGTTGAAGAGGGTGCTCTTGCCCACGTTGGGTAGTCCCACAATGCCTACGGCTAGCATCTTCACCCCAAAAAAAGGCCCCGCACGGGGCCTACCGCATCCTACCACGCCCTTTGCGTATGATGGCAGGGTATGGACCTCGAGGCCCACATTGACCACACCCTCCTAAGCCCCACGGCCACCCCGGAAGAGATCCTAAGGGTGGCGGAAGAGGCCCTCACCTACGGCTTCTTCGGCCTCTGCATCCCCCCAAGCTACCTGCCCCTGGTGCGCCGGGCCTTCCCCGAGGCCCCGTTCCGGCTGGTGACGGTGGTGGGCTTTCCCTTGGGCTACCAGGCCAAGGAGGTGAAGGCCCTGGAGGCCGCCTGGGCCCGGGCCCAAGGGGCGGACGAGATCGACATGGTGGTCCACCTGGGCCGGGCCAAGGCCGGGGACTACGCCTACCTGGAGGCCGAGGTGCGGGCGGTGCGGGAGGCGGTGCCGGGCGCGGTGCTCAAGGTCATCCTGGAAACGGGGTACTTCGGCGAGGAAGCCCTCAAGGCCATGGCCGAGGCCGCCATCCGGGGCGGGGCGGACTTCCTCAAGACCTCCACCGGCTTCGGCCCCCGGGGGGCCACGGTGGAGGACGTGAGGCTCCTTAAGGCCGTGGCCGGGGAAAAGGCCCAGGTGAAGGCCGCCGGGGGCATCCGCACCCGGGAGGCTGCCCTGGCCCTCCTGGAGGCCGGGGCCAGTCGGCTCGGCACCTCCAGCGGGGTGGCCCTGGTGGCGGGCGGGGAGGGGACGGGGTACTGATGGCCAAAAGGAGGAAGCCCACCATCGGGGGCCTTCCGGGGTACCTGGTCCTCCTGGTCCTCCTCCTGGTCTGGCTCTTCCAGGAGCTAAGGCCCGCCCTGCCCCCACCGGAGGAGAGGGGGCCTCTAGAGGTCTTCTTCATGCCGGAGGAAGGGGAAAGGGCCAAGGCCCAGCTCATCGGCCTCCTGGAGGGGGCCCAGGAGGAGGCCCTAGGAGCCTTCTACGAGTTCCGCGACCTGGGGATCGCCCGCGCCCTCCTTTCGGCCAAGGGGCGGGGGGTGGCGGTGCGGATCTACGGGGAGAGCGACCACCGGGAGGACTTCCGCCGCTACTTGGTGGCGGCCAGGCTGGGCCAGACCCAAGAGCCCCCTAGGGTGACGAGGAGCCTCCTCCAAACCCACCTCCGCCCCTTAGGGGGGGATTGCGAGGAGATCGCCGGGATCCCCGTCTGCTTTGACGAGCGGGAGGGGTTCATGCACCATAAGGTGCTGGTGGTGGACCGGAAGGCGGTCTTCACCGGCAGCACCAACATGACCTGGAACGCCTTCGCCCGCAACAACGAAAACAGCCTCCTCCTCACCTCCCCCACCCTGGCGGAGGGGTACCGGCGGGAGGTCCTGGCCCTCCTGGAGGGGCGCAAGGAGGGCCTAGGGGAGCCCGTGGCCTTCCGGCTGGAGGGGGGGGAAGGCCTTCTTGAGGGCACGGCCTACTTCAGCCCCGCCGGGGGGGAGAGGGCATGGAGGGCCATCCTGGAGCGGATCCGTTCGGCGCGGGAAGAGATCCTGGTGGCGGCCTTCGTGCTCACCGACGAGGAGATCCTAAAGGCCCTCGCCGAGGCCAAGGCCCGGGGGGTGAGGGTGCAGGTCCTCCTGGAGACCCGGAACCTGGACTCCAGCCGGGAAGAAACCCTCCTCCGGGCGGGCATCCCCGTGCGCCGGGACGGCAACCCCTACACCCTGCACCACAAGGTGATGGTGGTGGACGGCCTCTGGGTCATCACCGGGAGCTACAACTTCTCCTACCGGGCGCGGGCGGTGAACAACGAAAACCTCCTGGTCCTGAAGGGCGAGGCCCTGGCGGAGCGGTACCGGAAGGAGGTGGAGAGGCTTTGGGAAGCGGGGTCAGCCCTAGAGCTACCTTGAAGCCCCCTTTAATCCTGGCCTCGGGAAGCCCCAGGCGGAAGGCCCTCCTCGAGGCCCTGGGCTACCGGGTGGAGGTGGTGGTGCCCGGGGTGGAGGAGGAGGCGGAGGGCCTCCCCCCTGAGGCCCTGGCCCTGGCCCTGGCGGAGCGCAAAGGGCAGGGGGTGGCGGGGGAGTGGGTCCTGGCGGCGGACACGGTGGTGGACCTGGAGGGGAAGGCCTTAGGGAAGCCTAGGGATCCGGAGGAAAACCGGGCCTTCCTCCGGGCCCTTTCGGGCAGGGTCCACCGGGTGCACACCGCCTTCTACCTCAGGACCCCAGGGGAGGTTTTCCTAGAGGTCCACACCGCCAAGGTGCGCTTCCGGCCCTTAAGCGAGGAGGAGATCGCCTGGTACGTGCAAAGCGGCGAGGGGCTGGACAAGGCGGGGGGGTACGGGGCCCAGGGGCTTGGGATGGTCCTCTTGGAGGAGATCCAGGGGGACTTCTACACCGTGATGGGCCTCCCCATCGCCCGGGTCTTCGCCCTCCTCTGGGAGAGGGGGTTCAGGCCGTGAGCGAAAACGCCCTCCGCCGCGGGCTTTTCCTCCTTTTCCTTTTCCTGGGCCTCGCCCTTTCCGCCCTCACCCGGCCCCTCACCCCCAAGGTGGCCCTCCTCCTCTCCCCCCTCACCGCCCCCCTGCCCCAGCTGGGCCACCGCCTGGGGCAGAACCTCCGGGCAGGCCTTTCCGCCCTCACAAACCGCCAGGACCTCTACGCGGAGAACCAGGCCCTGAAGGAGGAGCTCGCCCTCCTCCGCTCGGAAAACGCCCGGCTCCGCCTCGAGGTGGAGCGCCTGGCCCGGGCCCTGGAGGTGAAGGCTAAGGCCCCGGGGGTGGTGGCCGTGGCCCCGGTGATCGGGGAGGACCT contains these protein-coding regions:
- the deoC gene encoding deoxyribose-phosphate aldolase; the protein is MDLEAHIDHTLLSPTATPEEILRVAEEALTYGFFGLCIPPSYLPLVRRAFPEAPFRLVTVVGFPLGYQAKEVKALEAAWARAQGADEIDMVVHLGRAKAGDYAYLEAEVRAVREAVPGAVLKVILETGYFGEEALKAMAEAAIRGGADFLKTSTGFGPRGATVEDVRLLKAVAGEKAQVKAAGGIRTREAALALLEAGASRLGTSSGVALVAGGEGTGY
- a CDS encoding Maf family protein → MKPPLILASGSPRRKALLEALGYRVEVVVPGVEEEAEGLPPEALALALAERKGQGVAGEWVLAADTVVDLEGKALGKPRDPEENRAFLRALSGRVHRVHTAFYLRTPGEVFLEVHTAKVRFRPLSEEEIAWYVQSGEGLDKAGGYGAQGLGMVLLEEIQGDFYTVMGLPIARVFALLWERGFRP
- a CDS encoding phospholipase D-like domain-containing protein, which translates into the protein MAKRRKPTIGGLPGYLVLLVLLLVWLFQELRPALPPPEERGPLEVFFMPEEGERAKAQLIGLLEGAQEEALGAFYEFRDLGIARALLSAKGRGVAVRIYGESDHREDFRRYLVAARLGQTQEPPRVTRSLLQTHLRPLGGDCEEIAGIPVCFDEREGFMHHKVLVVDRKAVFTGSTNMTWNAFARNNENSLLLTSPTLAEGYRREVLALLEGRKEGLGEPVAFRLEGGEGLLEGTAYFSPAGGERAWRAILERIRSAREEILVAAFVLTDEEILKALAEAKARGVRVQVLLETRNLDSSREETLLRAGIPVRRDGNPYTLHHKVMVVDGLWVITGSYNFSYRARAVNNENLLVLKGEALAERYRKEVERLWEAGSALELP